Within Vicia villosa cultivar HV-30 ecotype Madison, WI linkage group LG1, Vvil1.0, whole genome shotgun sequence, the genomic segment CAGAATTGGTAGACTTGCTGAATAATTTCCATTCCCATGATTCACCACCATcgtcattttcttcttcttcccttgatcGATAAACCGGAGCTCTTGATACCAGATGTTGAAAATCTACCAAAACCTATGATGAATTTCTGTCAATCTTGATGAATAAGATTGTTATCACCACATGATAACAATGAAACGATAAAAGAAATTTAATGAAGAAAAGAGATTAGGGTTTCTGCAGAGtaactctctgcccacaaactatgGAAAACTTTGTTATTATTCACTTGCAGCTGCAAATTCTATGAATACAACTCAATTTACTTGATTAtaaaataacgagggttactccctatttataaatTTAGGTTAGCTTGTTTCAAAGGCAAAactcaaaactataaaagcccaaaatacctattttagaactaaatcaaatcaaatctattttaaatctaaatctatctagatctaaaacaaatatgTGTGTAATAAATTGTTTCCACActtctaaacaaaatcaaatcttctCGACATAAGAAATTATaatttaacaacaacaaaaaatacatAGTCTCAACAATGATAATAAATACTACATTAAATCTCTATAGCTTGAACTTGACAACAATCTCTATTAAGAAGAGCTTTGGTGGTATCAAAGAGCCAATGTTTGTTGGTTATTGAAAGGGgctcaaaatacaaaaatattccataaaaattaaaccaaaaaaaaactggATTTCTCTATTAAATACCACCTACAAAGCAAAAGATATCcaacaagtgattttaaatttctttaagaACAATTTACTTCAAACAATTCTATCTATGTTCATATCACAAATATGACAATCAATAACAAAATGAGAAAATGCAAATTGATCTTGGAAAACCTTTCTCCCCGAAGGAAGTCGTTTAGTCGATGAATTAAGTGAATAGTATGGTTGCTCCTGACCCATATGGGTTATGCACTCTTTTGGAACATCATTGGTGTCAATGTCACCTACTGTATTCTAAATATTCTTAATGAAAAGTGATCTTGACATGTTTAACCACACTCATATTTTTCCTATACAAAATATTAAGAATCTTATGTCCCCAAATGATTATATGTCAATTTCCATATGTAATATTATGATAAAAATTGTTACTGCATTTTTTGTGAATAGAATTAAAATAATTCTCCCATCTATCATGAGCCTTAACCAAAGACCAACGTAATTCTGTTTCCAAAATACTTATTATTGAGAATAGTATCCGCACATTTGAAACCtttaatttcattaataataatgcaaaggaaaaaaaagggttaatactacttacCCCCTTctatataggcgagattcggtttacccccgctaaaaaaaaacttattggataaaccttacaaaataaagattccataaaatttgaccctgatcaatttttttgaccaagattcttagaatcttgtctacatggcatttttggtagtgctgactgtacaacacataagcaatgtggcacagtcagcactgccacgtggaatttatttttttttaatttctttattgatttttttaattttttttgttgattttttttttaaattttgtttttattattttttttaaaaaaaatttaatattttttttgttgatttttttaaaaacaaatttttattatttttttaaaaaaaatatttgacagtacctgcggatttacatacgaatttgacaatacccgcggatttacctacgaatttaaaaatacatgcagattcacctacggatttgacaatacctgcggatttacctacaaatttgacaatacctggggatttacctttaaaaatacctgcggatttacctgcgaatttatctgcggatttacctacaaatttgacaatacttggggatttacctttaaaaatacctgcgaatttgacaatacctacggatttacctatgaatttgacaatacctgcggatttacctacggatttaaaaataactacggatttacctacggatttgataatacctgcggatttacatacGGATTTACTtgtggatttacctacgaatttaaaattacctaaggatttacctttaaaaatacatgcggatttacctgcgaatttgacaatacctgcggatttgaaaatacctgcgaatttatatataataaaaataaattttaaataataattaaaaaaaattggaaaaaaatattaaattttaaaaattgggaaaaaatattaaattttttaaaaaaaataataataaattttttttttagaaaaatcaaaaaaaaattaaaaaaatcaataaaaaattttttaaaatttttttaaaaaaaaaaattaaattccacgtggcagtgctgactgtgccacattgcttatgtgatgtacagtcagcactaccaaaaatggcCAAAAAAATtaatcagggtcaaatttgatggaatctttattttgcaaggtttgtccaataaaattttttttagaggggataaaccgaatctcgcctatatggcagggggtaaagtagtattaacccggAAAAAAAATATCTTAGCATAAAACTTGACTGACCAAAGCTTATGGTATATTAAAATGGAATTTTATTCACTAACATTGTGATCTCTAAGGGTTTTCCACGTAAACTTGTTATTGCTATTCTTAAGTGTCCATTAATAAGGATCAAGATGTGTGTTCCCTTGCTTTGCATCTGCAGAAAATTCGCACCATATGTCATTCTCGTGTCCTAGATCAATGCGGGCCGGTTTGGAGCAAGATTCAGAGCAGATTGTCTATATCAGTAAACTTGGGTCTATTGGCTAAAGAGAATTTTTTTGAGTTCTCAAATCAAATCAACAGCAGAACTAAAAGACTCAAagccattttatttttaaattgcaaCAAGCTGGAATATTTGGATCAAGAGATCCAATATTCTGTTCAACAATGATATTTGTAATGTTAAATGATAGTATaactaatattaaaattacaaCTCGAATTTGGCATATTATTGGAGAAAAAACTAGGAGTTCTGGAGTTGTAGTTTGGTTTATGATTAGCGGAAGAGTCCATTATACAGTACTTCCTAAAATCTCGAAGGACCGGTTGTAATTTGGTTTACTACCCCTTGTACCCATTCAAAATACCCTTGTAatagttgtggaaaagtccaaaatattcttatttgattttttgccaccacattaaaattgtggatTTTTTGGTATTTGTATCATAAagctcttaattttattattaaaataatacaactcttatattttatcaaacttatcaaatctctctcaactctctatttttttctccttcatcactttctcacttctttcttccaaaaaaaaaaaaaaactatcaatctaTCTATATCTATCTataatctaaaaaaattaatggttgtggaaaaatccaaaatacccttatttgattttttgtcaccacattaaaattgtggtttttttggtATTTGTACCATAAaactcttaattttattattaaaataatacaacttttataatttatcaaacttatcaaatctctctctattctctattgtttttctctttctcacttctttcttccaaaaaaaaaaaaaaaactgtcaatctataatataagaaaattaatagttgtgaaaaattccaaaatacccttatttgattttttgccaccacattaaaattgtggttttttggtattTGTACCATAAagcttttaattttattattaaaataatacaactcttatattttatcaaacttatcaaatctctctctattctctattttttttcctctttcatcactatctcacttctttcttccaaaaaaaaaactatcaatctataatataagaaaattaatagttgtaaaaaagtccaaaatacccttatttgattttttgccaccacattaaaattgtggttttttgtccTTTGTATCATAaagttctaaatatttttatatacgagaaatggtatttataatcaaatatttttgattcaaaaatggtatacggtaaaaaatctattattgatctaaattttttttttacgaaaatttaatattgatccaaatatttttgtaaatgatgaccaaataaaaataatatttgtataattatttacgaaaaattttatttatgatccaaatattttttattcaaaaatggtatatgggaaaaaaatctactattgatgtaaatatttttatatacgaaatttactattgaaccaaatatttttgtaaatgatacctaaacaaaaatgaagcctgtatacggaaaaaaatctattattgacctaaatatttttatatacgagaaattgtatttatgatcaaatattttttatcaaaaaatagtatatggaaaaaatatattattgatctaaatattttaatatactaaaatttaatatttatccaaatatttttgtaaatgatacctaaacaaaaaaatttattatttacgaaaagtGTACCTGGAAAAGACTCAATTGCCCTTTGTTCAAAAAATTACACCTAATTGTTTTGGGGGTAAAAAGTGTCTAAAATTTACTTTTTCTAACCAATGATGTCATATTGTTCTATTCTAAttaaattgttgttgttttatgctttTGCTTGCTATGTTTGAACTGATTGATGATGTCATACGGTTTAGTTGCTATTACTTTTCCTCTTTTACCTTTTGCCAAGCtgcaattcaaaattcaattttgaaaacAAACGAAATCTTTcgacactctctctctctctctctcacgtcCTTTCtctcacacactctctctctcttcctcctcctcctcctcctccttcttCCTTCTTCCGATAGATACCTAAAATCTATGCATTTCATCTCTCTGCCTCTAtactatttctctctctctctctctctctctctctctctctctctctctctctctctctctctctctctctctctctctctctctcttttatgTAACTAAAATAGATCTGAAACCTAAACTCTATGCATTTCATCTCTTCCTCTCTTAACCTAACAAGATTTCTGTCGAAACCGTGAGTTTGCATCTGAAATGGTGGATCTGAAGTGTAAACTGACGATAGCGTTATGGTTTTGTGTATTGATTCATGGTGACTATACGGTGATGATAGGGAAGCGTGACTGAAGATGGCGGAGCTTTCTTGGTCGGAAAAGGGAACCAATATGCGATTTAGTTTGCGGTGGTGTCGCGGTTGGACTGAGTGGGACACGGTTGTTTCCGATACAGGTTGATTTTCTCCCTCTTCTGTCTTTTCtactttcttttgtttttcttccttCTTTGTCTATTTGTTTTAATCGAAATAAAACTTGAATGTTGCCCCCTTTATCCTTTTGTTTCTTTTGATAGATAATGCATTTCACATATTCGATGAAAGTCCACAACAATGTTGTTATGGAGCTGATGCGGGGTTCGCGGAAATGGTAAAGTTCGGGAAATGGAAATAGGGGCAGCAAAGAAGGCACTTTGTTCTATTAGAACAACTATTTCTTGAGATCTGAATGTAAATGAAGGTATATATTTCTATCTTAAGGAGACACGTGCATGAATAGTGCAGCCGCTATTAAGTTATTTGATATCAGTTGATTTCAAAATTGAGAGTTCACTACGCCAAAAACGATTATAGACAGCGCCACTTAGATAGCGCTTTTATAAAAAAGCGCTGccataagtaaaataaaaaataaaacacggaAATTGTATTAAAAGATGAGTTGAAGCGCTGGCATAGGGACGACCTTAGACAACGCTtcttaaaaagcgctggtataggttaaCATTAGAAAGCActttaaaaagcgctggtataggacAATATTAGCCAGCGCTTTTTCATAAAGCGCTGTAGAAagtcaaataaatttaaaaaaaaaattaaaagcgctggtatagttATATATAAGAAAGCGCTTTAGAGAAGCGCTGGCTTAGGTTCcaattagaaagcgctttcaatAAAAGCGTTGGCTTagtataattaaaattgaaattgataaACATAATCTCACAAACGTAAAACCCTCCCAATCGAAAAACCCTatcgttcttcttcttctcccaaACCAAAAATCTATTGAATCCACGAACAAACTCTCTCAATCCACAAACAAACCTTCTGAATTCGAAGAACCCTAATTGAACCCCTTGTGAATCCCTTCTTCGCTCACGAAATTCCCTCTTCGCTCACGAAATTTCCTCTTTCGTCTCTCACGAAAATCTCACGAAATTCCCTTCAGCCACCGTAACAAATTCGCTTCTTCTGGGTGtatatcttcttcttctgccACCGTAACACAATCAGTGGAAGCCTCCGACTACGTTCACAGCTGCTCCCTTAAATCCCTCAGTTCATTTACTCATTTCAAATGTTAATGAGGTCTTTTATTTAAGGTTTTTGTATGAAAAATTGATGCACCCGACTGGATTGAGATTGAGGCAAAGATTCGCTTTCTTAGCTCCCTTCATTACCAACTTAGGTTTAATCATATCTAAACCGAATGAAGTCATGGCGTATGTACTCAACCGTTTTATGGCCAGCATAAATTCAGAAAAGTTGTTCTTTTTACCGTTTAATACCGGCAACGGGTTAGACTTTAATTCTAAATTCatctattataatttttcatatttttacatTGTGTAGAAAGTTTTCATCTCACATTTGTTTTGCCTTACAGTGGACATTGGTTGTTGGTCGCGATTAATCCTATCAGTGAAGTTGTATATTTTCTGGATTCCTTACACAATCCAGTTAGTACATACGAAGCTATGAAGAATTTGgttgatacgtaagtgagattgttctaaatattcgtgtgtataattattta encodes:
- the LOC131604360 gene encoding uncharacterized protein LOC131604360 isoform X2, with the protein product MHPTGLRLRQRFAFLAPFITNLGLIISKPNEVMAYVLNRFMASINSEKLFFLPFNTGNGGHWLLVAINPISEVVYFLDSLHNPVSTYEAMKNLVDTVIQVFRAQRGSQVPKSKANNITWIQVEFMKEILLSNQIEIPSKYFDDFKCATYSKSKLDELKEEWCQFMIELKVV
- the LOC131604360 gene encoding uncharacterized protein LOC131604360 isoform X1, producing MHPTGLRLRQRFAFLAPFITNLGLIISKPNEVMAYVLNRFMASINSEKLFFLPFNTGNGGHWLLVAINPISEVVYFLDSLHNPVSTYEAMKNLVDTVIQVFRAQRGSQVPKSKANNITWIQVECPGQRNEVECGFYMLQFMKEILLSNQIEIPSKYFDDFKCATYSKSKLDELKEEWCQFMIELKVV